One segment of Ricinus communis isolate WT05 ecotype wild-type chromosome 8, ASM1957865v1, whole genome shotgun sequence DNA contains the following:
- the LOC8281079 gene encoding fasciclin-like arabinogalactan protein 4, whose amino-acid sequence MAPRTCSISHFTPITFTYLLLLSISISSTTTPIVAINITALLSSFPDLSSFTALLSSAPSLTSELTRRSSLTLLAVPNSYLSASVDFTRHLSPFSLADLLRYHVLLQYFSWSDLHQIPPSGVLVTTLFQTTGRASSNSGTVNITRNSLTNTVTINSPSPFSSSNATVLSLIKTLPYNITILSVNSLLVPDGFNLMASETRPPLGLNITKALVDGHNFFVAASMLSASGVVDEFEADERGAGITLFVPTDAAFSDLPGTVNLQSLPAEKKAVVLKFHVLHSYYPLGSLESIVNPLQPTLATEATGAGSYTLNISRVNGSVAIDTGIVQASVTQTVFDQNPVAIFGVSKVLLPREIFGKNPMVPSKPGNAVMDSAQPPDVSFSPETSPGSDQQPSHLSSPPGFREDVKSGTGARATINGLQSLILALSCIGLYLSGTSF is encoded by the coding sequence atggcacCAAGGACTTGTTCCATTTCCCATTTTACCCCCATCACATTCACGTATTTACTCCTCCTCTCCATCTCCATCTCCTCCACCACCACCCCTATTGTTGCCATTAACATCACCGCTCTTCTCTCTTCATTCCCAGACTTGTCTTCCTTCACTGCCCTTCTTTCCTCCGCTCCTTCCTTAACTTCTGAGCTCACCCGTCGCTCTTCTCTCACTCTTTTGGCAGTACCCAATTCCTATCTCTCTGCCTCCGTCGACTTCACGCGCCACCTCTCTCCTTTCTCCCTCGCCGACCTCCTCCGCTACCACGTCCTTTTACAGTACTTCTCATGGTCCGACCTTCACCAGATCCCTCCTTCTGGGGTTCTAGTGACGACCCTCTTTCAGACTACGGGCCGTGCGTCGTCTAATTCTGGTACGGTTAACATCACCAGAAACTCACTCACAAATACCGTCACTATTAATTCTCCTTCGCctttttcatcatcaaacgCAACGGTTCTGTCTCTAATAAAAACCCTTCCGTACAATATTACCATTTTATCTGTGAACTCCCTTTTGGTCCCTGATGGGTTTAATCTAATGGCATCAGAGACACGGCCGCCATTAGGGTTAAACATAACAAAGGCATTAGTCGATGGACACAATTTCTTTGTGGCGGCATCGATGTTATCGGCATCTGGGGTTGTTGATGAATTCGAAGCTGATGAAAGAGGAGCTGGAATCACTCTATTTGTACCAACTGACGCTGCCTTTTCAGATCTGCCTGGGACTGTAAATTTACAGTCTTTACCAGCTGAGAAAAAAGCTGTGGTCTTGAAATTTCATGTTTTGCATTCATATTATCCATTGGGTTCTCTCGAGTCAATTGTAAACCCACTTCAGCCCACATTAGCTACTGAAGCTACTGGAGCCGGAAGCTACACTCTGAACATATCCAGAGTTAATGGGTCCGTCGCAATCGATACAGGAATAGTACAGGCATCGGTTACACAGACTGTTTTTGATCAGAATCCAGTGGCGATTTTTGGGGTGTCGAAAGTTTTGTTGCCCAGAGAAATATTTGGGAAGAACCCAATGGTTCCTAGTAAACCTGGAAATGCTGTAATGGATAGTGCTCAACCGCCGGATGTTTCGTTCTCGCCAGAGACTTCTCCTGGATCCGATCAACAACCTTCGCATTTATCATCACCGCCGGGTTTTAGAGAAGATGTTAAATCTGGAACTGGAGCTAGAGCTACCATTAACGGATTACAGAGCTTGATTCTTGCTCTGTCTTGTATAGGATTGTATTTAAGTGGTACgagcttttaa